The window AGCGCGCTCATCGAAGACCTCGCGCAGCGCGGCCTGCTCGGTGACACGCTCGTCTGCAACCTCGCCGAGTTCGGCCGAACGCCCCGCGTGAATCCCGCCGGCGGCCGCGACCACTGGCCTCAATGCTGGACAATTTATTTCGCCGGCGGCGGCGTGAAGGGCGGCCGTGTGGTCGGCAAATCCGACGAAATCGGCGGCTTCCCCGCCGAGCGGCCGGTGAAGCCCGCGGAAGTCGTCGCCACCATCTATCACAGCCTCGGGCTCGACCTCGACGTGCACCTGCCCGGCCCGCAGACCCGGCCGTTCCCGCTGGTGGACTTCGGCACGCAGCCGGTGAAGGAGTTGTTCGCCTGATGCGCCCTTCCGGCGCGGGAGAGTTTTTCGTGAACTGCCGTTCGAAAGTGAACCCCCTCGTTTCAGTCGCGTGTTTCATCGCATTCGTGACCGTCGCGAACGCGGCTTCGCTCACGCTGCTTCCGTCCCAATTCACCTTCACCGGTCCCGCATCGCGGCAGCAACTCGTCGTCGAGCATTCCAGCGGCGGGAAGTTTCTCGGCCAGGTAACGAACGGCCTCACGTTCACTTCGAGCAACGAGCGTGTGGTGCGGATCGAAGGCGACACGGCGGTGCCCGTCAGGAATGGATCGGCCACCATCACCGCGCGCGCGGGCCGGCAGTCCGCGAAGGTCGCCGTTTCCGTGACGGGCATGGACAAGCCGTTCGAGTGGAGCTTCCGCAATCACGTGCAGCCCGTGCTTGCGAAGGCCGGGTGCAGTTCCGGCGCGTGCCATGGCGCGGCGGCCGGTCAGGGCGGCTTCCGGCTTTCACTGCGCGGTTACGACGACGAGGGCGACCATCGCGCGCTCACGCGGCATGCGCTCGGCCGGCGCATCGTGCCCGGCGATCCCGGCCGCAGCCTCGTCCTGCTCAAGCCCACCTCGACCATCCCGCACAAGGGCAGCAAGCGATTCGACGTGGACTCGCTCGAATACAAGATCCTGTCCGAATGGATCGCCGAGGGCGCGCAAGGCCCGCGCGCTGATGAGGCTCGCATCGCGCGCCTCGAGGTTCTTCCCGACCTCACCACGCTCCAGCCGGGCGCGACGCAGCAACTCCTGGTGCGCGCGCACTTCAGCGACGGCTCCGTGCAGGACGTCACCCGCTGGGCGAAATACACCGACGCCAACGCCGCGGTCACCGCCGTCAACGACACGGGCAGCGTGACCGTGCTCGGCCACGGCGAAGGCGCGATCACCGCGTGGTATTTGAGCCGCATTGCGACGGCGACGGTCACCGTGCCTTACACGAACAAGGTCGCGGCCGCGGTCTTTGCGAAGGCGCCGCGCCGCAACTTCATTGATGACCTCGCGACGGAAAAACTCCGCGAGCTGAACCTCCCGCCGTCCCCGCGCTCGGGCGATTCCGAGTTTCTGCGGCGCGCGTTCCTCGACACCATCGGACTGCCGCCGGCCGCCGCGGAGGCGCGCGAGTTTCTCGCGGACCCTTCGCTGAAAAAGCGCGACGCGCTCATCGAGCGGCTCCTCGCGCGGCCGGAATTCGTGGACTACTGGACTTACAAGTGGAGCGACCTGCTGCTGGTGAACAGCGACAAGTTCCGCCCCGCGGCCATGTGGAGCTACTACAACTGGATTCGTTCGCACGTCGCGGCGAACACCCCGTGGGACCGCTTCGTGCGCGAGCTCGTCACCGCGCGCGGCAGCACGGCCGAGATGGGCGCGGGCAACTTTTTCGTGCTGCACGACGACCCGACCACAATGGCCGAGACCACGACCGTCGCTTTCATGGGCCTCTCGATCACTTGCGCCAAGTGCCACAACCACCCGATGGAGAAGTGGACCAACGACGAATACTTCGGCTTCGCAAACCTGTTCGCCCGCGTCCGCGCCAAGAACGGCGCCGCCGAGGGCGAGCGCATCATCTTCGCCGCCGCCGAGGGCGACATCATCCAGCCGCTCACGGGCAAGCCGCAAAAGCCGCGCCCGCTCGATGGCAAGCCCCTCGCGTTCGACGCGCCCGGCGACCGGCGCGACGTGATGGCAAGCTGGCTTGTGTCTCGGGACAATCCGTATTTTTCGCGCTCCATCGCGAACCGCGTGTGGGCCAACTTCATGGGCGTCGGGCTGGTCGAGGCCGTGGATGACCTTCGCGTGACGAATCCCGCGAGCAACGAAAAACTGCTCACCGCGCTCGGCCGCCACCTCGCCGACCGGAACTTCGACCTGAAGGCGCTCATGCGCGCCATCCTCCAAAGCGAGACCTATCAGCGCACGAGCGCCGCCCTGCCGTCGAACGCCGCGGACACGCGCTTCTACTCGCACTATTACCCGAAGCGGCTCATGGCCGAGGTGCTGCTTGACTCCTATTCGCACGTGACCGGCGTGCCGACGGACTTCTTTCAGGACAAGCGCAACGCGAATCAAGGCCGCGGCCCGGCGTATCCGGTGGGATTCCGCGCGCTGCAACTGCCCGACACGAAGACCGACTCCTATTTCCTCCGCACCTTCGGCCGGCCCGACCGCGACCGCACGTGCGAGTGCGAGCGCACCGGCGAGCCGAGCATGGCGCAGGCGCTGCACATCGCCAACGGCGACACGCTGAACCGGAAACTTGCCGCCAAAGGCAACCGCCTCGAACAGCAGCTCGCCTCCGGCACGCCGGACGCGCAACTGGTCGAAGACGTGTTCCTCGCCGCGCTCGCGCGATTCCCGACGGAGGCGGAGAAGACGACGTTCACCGACACGCTTGCCGCGTGCGCCGCCGCCGGGAGGCGCGCCTTGCTTGAGGACATCTATTGGAGCCTGATGAGCAGCCGCGAGTTTCTGTTCAATCACTGACCAACCGCTCCCTCGCGCGGCGCGAAGAGGACGGGCGACGCAGCGCACGGAACCATGGCTACTGAACTTGCCGAGTTTGCCCGCACCCATGCCGGGTGGGTCCTTCCGCTGCTCTGCTTGAGCTGCCTGGCGGTGCTGGTGGGGCTGTTCTCGATCCAGCGGCGGCAGTTGCGCGCGCTCCAGACCTGGGAGGAGGAGCGGAAACGGGCGGATCAACAGCGACTCGAGCAGTCGCGGGCGCACCTGGCTTCCGAGCAGGCGGAGCGTGACGCGCGGCTGCAACGGGAGAAGCAGGTCCAGCAATCGCGCCAGTTGATGGCCAACGCCATCGCGACACTCCAACAACTCAAGAGGCACTCGGAATGAACCCGGAGATGACGCGCAAACTTGCCGTGCTGCAGGTGACCGCCGAGGCGCTCACGGAGGCGAGCCAGAGCTTTACGGACACCGCCGATCTGCTCGCGCACCGGCAGTTTCAGATCGAACTGGAGGAATTCTTCGCCGCGCAGCAGGCCTCGGGCGCGATCACAGGCGACCCGGTCGCGCTCATCACCGCGGACATCGAGCGCGCCGAGGCCGCGCTTGGCGCGATCGAGGCGTTCATCAAGACGCAGCTCGACCTGGGCAAGGAGGTGCTCTCGCCCGCGGCTCATTCGTTGAACCTGGCCGTCATCGCCGAGGCGAAGGACAAGGCCACGGCGGCGCTCGGCGAACTGGTCGCGCACCAGCACCGGCTGGCCGACGCGTTCCAGCCGGGGGACATCACGGGCGCCGAGTCCCATCTCGACATCGCCCACGAACTCCGCGCGTTCTGCAAGATTCGCCGCGCGTCGTCCGTCTTGCTCCAGTCCTCGCGCCGCGACCTCGCGCAGTTCGCGCACGGCGAGGGCGTCTTCCACAGCGATGTCGTGCTTCACTTGATGGGCGTGAAGACCGCGTGCGACGTGCTTGTGGCGAAACACGCCGAGCAGAAGGAAGCGCTCGACCAGGCGCACGCGCTCGCGGAGAACGCGGACTTCGTGCGCGCGGCCAACCTGCTCACCAGCCTGAACCAGATTTTCGGCGACCTGCCCTACCACCACATCAACGAGGTGCTCGACCAGTGGAAGAAGCAGTTGTCGGACGTCGACGACCGGTTTGCGCGGCTGAAAGTCCAGGTGCTCGCGCCGTGGGGCGCGCCGTTCGCGCAACCGTGGAAGATCGCGCCGAAGCAGGCCGCCACGGATGATCGGCTCCAGCAATTCCACGACGACCTCATCCAGTTTCAGATCAACCTCGCCAACTGGAAGAACTCCGATTTTGCGTTCGAAGGCAAGCGGCTCTTCAAGCGGCTCAGCAACGAGCAGCACCAGTTGAAGGAAGCCGTCGCGAAAAACTTTGAGCGCGCCCGGCGATGGGCGTGGGCGCAGTTGTTCTTTGCTGTCACGGCCACCGGCCTCGCCTCGCAGTTCTGGCGTTCGCTCTGGCCGCTGGTGGTGCCCATCGTCGGCGCCTGGGCGTTGTGGCGGGTCGGCGCGAAGGTTCATGCGCGGCTGCTCGCCCGCACCACGGTGGACTTCCGGCTCGAGGCCAACGGCCGCGCCATCGAGGACGCCCACATGCTCGTCGTGTTCCTCAACGGGGTTCCATTTCACCCCGGCGCGCACGTCAAGCCGGGCACCTACCAGCTCACCCTCGACACCGGGTTGTTCGAGCCCGTCTCGCGCACCGTCTCCATCGGCCTCGGCCGCTGCAACGCGCTCGGGGCGATGGCCGTCCGCCTGAACAAGCAGACCTTCGTCAACACGCTCGCCATGCGCTTCGTGCCCGTGGCCGGCACGCCGGTCTTCTTCGCCATCTGGCCCACGCGCGTCCAGGATTACGCGGTGTTCGCCAAGCAGACCGATCATGCGTGGACACGGCCGACGTTCAAACAAGAGGCCGACCATCCCGCGGTCAACGTGAGCTGGAACGACGCCCTCGCCTTTTGCGCGTGGCTCACGGAGAAGGAGCGCCGCGAGCAGCGCATCGGCGAGAACGACACGTATCGGCTGCCCAGCGACCTCGAATGGAGCGCCGCCGTCGAGCTCGCCAAGGAACCCGGCGCCACGCCCGCGGAGCGCGATTGCGCGACGGCCGGCGTGTTTCCGTGGGGCCGCGACTGGCCGCCGCCGAAGGGCGCCGGCAACTACGACCCGCACCTGCACGTGGACGAGCATGACTTCACCTCCCCGGTCGGCGCCTTCAAGGCGAACGGGCAGGGACTCCACGACCTCGGCGGCAATGTGTGGGAATGGTGCCAGGACCCTTACAACAACGAGGGGAAATATCGCACGCTCCGCGGCGGCTCGTGGCGCTCGGCCAAGCCCGTGCATCTGCTTTCGTCCGCGCGGCTGTTCGATTCGCCCGGCCATCGGGTGAACATCATCGGCTTCCGCGTCGTGCTCGAAGCGCGCCGGCCAAGTCCCGTGCTGCAAGGCCGGCCCGAGCCCGCCCCCGCTGCGCAGCCTGCGCCGATTCCCGCGGCGGCGGCGGAGTGACACGCCTCATCGCGGTGTCGCCGCGGCATTCGTTTCTGCGGCGGCCGGACGCGCCTCGACGAACGGCGCGCCGATGCGAATCCAGTGAACGAGGAGTCCGATTTCCTCCGGCGTTAACGGCTCCTTGCCTTCCGGCGGCATGATCTCCTCGTTGCCGGGCGGCAGGCTGACCAGGTGCAGCGCGTGGCTCTTCCACGGGTCGCCCGCGACGATGCCCGGCTTCTCGCTCTCGCCGGCCTTGAGCGCATGGTGCGCGGAATCGATCCGGTAGCCGCCCTTTTGTTTCTCCGGCCCGTGGCAACGGACGCACTTGGCCGCCAGCAATGGTTGCACTCGCTCGACAAAGAACCGCTGCTTCTCGTCGAGCGTCCCGGCCGCGGACGGCATGTCGGACGTCGTCCCCGTGGACGGTTCCTCGAGAAGTTCGCGAACGAACTCGGGCGCGTTCTCAGTCAGGTAAGTCGAGCCGTGCGTGAGGTTTCCGCCGTAGTGACCGGCCACCACCAGCAACGCGAACGTGAGCACGAGGCACGCGCGATAGCCGGCCGTCCATGCCATGCGATGCTCGTTGCGATAGGCCACGCGCTGGCAACCGAGCGTGAAGAGCGTCGCAATCGGCACGGCCATGCCGATCCACCGATGCAGGCTCAGCGCCCGCATCTCGTAGCCGCCCGAAGCTGCGCGGAGAATGCCGAGCCCGGCCGTAACCAACCCGCTCGCGAGGCTCAGCCACAACACGAGCGTCGTCACGCGCTTGAGTTCCGCGCTCGGGCGGAAGTGGCGGTAGATTTCGAGGATCACTCCCATCGTGAGGAATCCGATCGGCAGGTGCAGCACGACGGTGTGAAACGGCGCAAGGAACGGGCGCCACTGGAAAATCTTCGGTCCACCGTCCGCGGCGGCCGTGGCTCCGTGGGCGAAGCTCGCGCACGCGAGCCACATCACGGCCGACGCCGCGCACCTCAGGACATTGGAGTGTGGGCTGCGTCGCGAGGGTGGCTTCATCCGGTTCGCAGCTCGTCGGGTTGCGGCGTTCACAAGGCCCACCACGCGGGCAGGTCGTTTTTGGTCGCGGTGAGGATTTCCGTCAGCGCGCGCCGCGTGTCCGCGCCGAGATGCCGGAACGCCGGCGACGTGTCTTCGCCGCTGAGCACTTCCCAAAGGCGCTTGTAGAGCCGCTTGCGCGCGGCCGCGGGCAGGTTGCTCCACGACTCGGAGTAGATCATGAAGCTGCACGGGAACTTGAACAGCCGCGTCTGCAGATCGAACTGCCGGAGTGAGCGCCCCTGCTTGTCGCGCGCGCCGCCCTTCTCGAAGGCCGTGACAAACGCGCTGGACCCCGTGACGGCGGAGCCAAGCGGCGCCTCGTCGGCAAAGAGCAGGTATTTGAGCACCGCCTCCACGGCCGGCGCGGCGGGCGCGATCGTGCCGGTGTCGCGCAGCGCCGCCTGCGTTTCGTAGGCGAGGCGCGTGAGCAGGTTGTGCATGTGCGCCTGATGATCGAGCACGAGCAGCGCGACGATGTCGCTGCCCGGCTCGGGATACTTCGAGGTTTCGAAGTAGCGGCGCAATTCGGCGAGGTTTCCATTCGCGAGCGGGTTGCGCTTGTGCTGCGCGATGGCCTCGGCGCCAAACAGGTTGCCGAGATGCGGCTGGCTGCCGTGCTGGCCGGTGACGAAGTATCCGCCCCATCGATCCGCGATGGGCGTGCGGTGGTTGATGCTCCGTCCGCTCAACAAATCCACGTCGCCCTCCTGGTCGGTGAGAAACGAACGCGCCAGCAGCCCGGGAACGCCGAGCGACTTCGCCGTCGCATGGCATTCGAGGCAGCGATCGTCGCGCACCGGCATCGGCGTGGGCGAAAACTTCTGCTCGACCGTGTAGAATGCGACCCCGAGCCGCGGGTCGCTCGCGGCCAGCTCGATGTTGGGCGCGTCGGGCACGTAAGCGAGCCAGACGTGGTCGTTGAAGTAGAGCGCGCGTGGATTGTGCGGCGAGATGAAGTGCCGCAGCGGCGACGTCTTGGAGAACACGAGCAACTGCGACGACGCGGGCAGGCCGAGTTCTCGCAGCAACGAGGGCAGGTAGCCTTGCTTCGCGTCGAACGCCAGTTTGGCCTCGCCGCGCTCGAGCCGCTTCTGAAGCGCGGTGATGGCGCCCGACGGTTCGGTTTTGCGGTATCCGCTCATCTCCTCGTCGAAGACCGCGGGCGCCGGCTTCGGCGGCAAGTCTGCTGCAGCGAGCGTTCCGCCGAGTGCCGCTGAGCAACTCGCGATGACGGCCACCGCAAGCTGCGCGAAGGAATGCATTCGAGTATCCATAAGTTTAGAGTGAGCATTCCGCTCCTCCACCCACTGAATACCCTTCTGACGGCACCCCCTGCTGCGCCCACGTTGGCGTAGATTGAACCGATCTTGCGCCGGGCCGCGCACAGGAAGTTGAGCCGCACTTTGCGGCCCAATCGCCTTGCCAGCTTCCGGGCCGGATGTTGCACTGGCGCGGATGTCCACGTTTACCCGCAGTCCTGCGCCATCCGAATGAACACGACCCCCGACGCTCCGGGCCAGCGTAAAGTGCTCACGGTCGTCGTGGCCTTCCTCGGTTGGATGTGCGCCGGCGTCCAGATGGGCACGCTGCCGCTCGCGTCGCTCTCCGTCTCGCGCGACCTCATGGGCGATGCGTTCGACAAGGACACTTCAGCCGTTTGGTTTGGCTACTTCACCGCCGCGCTCAGCCTTGGTGCGGCGACGGGCGGCATCCTGCTCGGCTGGCTCGGGGACCGGTGCGGCCGCGCGCGCGCGATGGGCGTGAGCATCCTGTGCTACACGGTGTTCGCGGGCGCGTGCGCGTTCGTGAAGACGCAGGAACAACTGCTCGTGCTGCGCTTCCTCGCGGGGTTGGGCGTCGGCGGCATGTGGCCGAACGGCGTCTCGCTCGTCTCCGAAGTCTGCCCCGATGTGTCGCGCCCGTGGATGGCCGGGCTCATCGGCACGTCGGCCAATGTCGGCATGCTGGTCATTTCGCTCATGAGCCGCATGTGGACGGTGACGCCCGAAAACTGGCGTTGGCTGTTTCTTGCGTCCGCCGCGCCCGCGATCGTCGGCATCGTTGCGTTGGCGCTCGTTCCCGAGTCGCCGAAGTGGCTCGCGACGCGCAACAACCCACACCAGAAGACGGACACACCGATGCGCGAGTTGTTCCACCCGGCGTTACGACGCACGACCATCATCGGAATCCTGCTCGCTTCCATCCCGCTCGTCGCGGCGTGGAGTTCCGGTCGCTGGCTCACGCCTTGGGCGGATGCCGTCGCCGGGGCGGAGCATCCCGGCTACAAGGCCACGACCCAGGCCTGTTGGGCGTCCGGCGCAGCGGTCGGCAGCTTCTTCGGCGCACAAGTGGCGAGCATGTTCGGCCGGAGGCTCACCTACTTTCTCATCAGCCTCGGCTCGGTCTCGCTGACGTTCTTCATCTTCTGGTTTCTGCGTCCTTTGCACCCGGCGTTCCTGCCGATGGTGGTGGTGCAGGGACTCATCGCGACGCTGTTCTTCGGCTGGCTGCCGCTGTGCCTGCCGGAGCTCTTTCCGACGCGCGTGCGGGCGTCGGGCACGGGGCTGAGCTACAACTTCGGCCGGTTTGCCGTCGCCGGCGGAGTGCTGACCGCGGGCGCGCTTACAAGTTTCTTCGGCGGCTACTCGAAGGCCGGCGCCATCATGGGGCTCGTGTATGGCCTCGGGATGATCGTCATCTGGTTCGCCCCGGACACGACGGGCAAGAAGCTCGAAGACTGATCCGCCCGCCGTGAACGACTCGACTGATGACGCCCGGCCCGTCGCATGGATCACCGGCGGGGGCGGCTTGATCGGCAGCAACCTCGTCCGGGCGGCAGCCGAATTCGCGGCGCGGTGGCGAGTCGTCGGCTTGACGCGCGACCGGCTCGACCTGGCCGCTTTTGCCGCTGTCGAGGCTGCATTCCGCGCGACGAAACCCTCGCTCATCATTCATTGCGCCGCGATGAGCCGCGCTCCGGAGTGCGAAGCGAATCCAAGGCTCGCCCGCTTGCAAAACGTGGACGTGACCGCGCAACTCGCGAAACTCGCGGCCGGAATTCCATTCGTGTTCATCAGCACCGACCTCGTCTTTGATGGGCGAAAAGGCGGCTACAAAGAACCGGATGCGGTCGGTCCGCTCGGCGTTTACGCCGAGACCAAGGTCGCTGCCGAGCGGGTCGTGCTTGCGAATCCCCGGCACCTCGTCGTGCGGACATC of the Verrucomicrobiota bacterium genome contains:
- a CDS encoding MFS transporter — its product is MNTTPDAPGQRKVLTVVVAFLGWMCAGVQMGTLPLASLSVSRDLMGDAFDKDTSAVWFGYFTAALSLGAATGGILLGWLGDRCGRARAMGVSILCYTVFAGACAFVKTQEQLLVLRFLAGLGVGGMWPNGVSLVSEVCPDVSRPWMAGLIGTSANVGMLVISLMSRMWTVTPENWRWLFLASAAPAIVGIVALALVPESPKWLATRNNPHQKTDTPMRELFHPALRRTTIIGILLASIPLVAAWSSGRWLTPWADAVAGAEHPGYKATTQACWASGAAVGSFFGAQVASMFGRRLTYFLISLGSVSLTFFIFWFLRPLHPAFLPMVVVQGLIATLFFGWLPLCLPELFPTRVRASGTGLSYNFGRFAVAGGVLTAGALTSFFGGYSKAGAIMGLVYGLGMIVIWFAPDTTGKKLED
- a CDS encoding DUF1553 domain-containing protein → MRPSGAGEFFVNCRSKVNPLVSVACFIAFVTVANAASLTLLPSQFTFTGPASRQQLVVEHSSGGKFLGQVTNGLTFTSSNERVVRIEGDTAVPVRNGSATITARAGRQSAKVAVSVTGMDKPFEWSFRNHVQPVLAKAGCSSGACHGAAAGQGGFRLSLRGYDDEGDHRALTRHALGRRIVPGDPGRSLVLLKPTSTIPHKGSKRFDVDSLEYKILSEWIAEGAQGPRADEARIARLEVLPDLTTLQPGATQQLLVRAHFSDGSVQDVTRWAKYTDANAAVTAVNDTGSVTVLGHGEGAITAWYLSRIATATVTVPYTNKVAAAVFAKAPRRNFIDDLATEKLRELNLPPSPRSGDSEFLRRAFLDTIGLPPAAAEAREFLADPSLKKRDALIERLLARPEFVDYWTYKWSDLLLVNSDKFRPAAMWSYYNWIRSHVAANTPWDRFVRELVTARGSTAEMGAGNFFVLHDDPTTMAETTTVAFMGLSITCAKCHNHPMEKWTNDEYFGFANLFARVRAKNGAAEGERIIFAAAEGDIIQPLTGKPQKPRPLDGKPLAFDAPGDRRDVMASWLVSRDNPYFSRSIANRVWANFMGVGLVEAVDDLRVTNPASNEKLLTALGRHLADRNFDLKALMRAILQSETYQRTSAALPSNAADTRFYSHYYPKRLMAEVLLDSYSHVTGVPTDFFQDKRNANQGRGPAYPVGFRALQLPDTKTDSYFLRTFGRPDRDRTCECERTGEPSMAQALHIANGDTLNRKLAAKGNRLEQQLASGTPDAQLVEDVFLAALARFPTEAEKTTFTDTLAACAAAGRRALLEDIYWSLMSSREFLFNH
- a CDS encoding DUF1501 domain-containing protein is translated as SALIEDLAQRGLLGDTLVCNLAEFGRTPRVNPAGGRDHWPQCWTIYFAGGGVKGGRVVGKSDEIGGFPAERPVKPAEVVATIYHSLGLDLDVHLPGPQTRPFPLVDFGTQPVKELFA
- a CDS encoding formylglycine-generating enzyme family protein, which encodes MTRKLAVLQVTAEALTEASQSFTDTADLLAHRQFQIELEEFFAAQQASGAITGDPVALITADIERAEAALGAIEAFIKTQLDLGKEVLSPAAHSLNLAVIAEAKDKATAALGELVAHQHRLADAFQPGDITGAESHLDIAHELRAFCKIRRASSVLLQSSRRDLAQFAHGEGVFHSDVVLHLMGVKTACDVLVAKHAEQKEALDQAHALAENADFVRAANLLTSLNQIFGDLPYHHINEVLDQWKKQLSDVDDRFARLKVQVLAPWGAPFAQPWKIAPKQAATDDRLQQFHDDLIQFQINLANWKNSDFAFEGKRLFKRLSNEQHQLKEAVAKNFERARRWAWAQLFFAVTATGLASQFWRSLWPLVVPIVGAWALWRVGAKVHARLLARTTVDFRLEANGRAIEDAHMLVVFLNGVPFHPGAHVKPGTYQLTLDTGLFEPVSRTVSIGLGRCNALGAMAVRLNKQTFVNTLAMRFVPVAGTPVFFAIWPTRVQDYAVFAKQTDHAWTRPTFKQEADHPAVNVSWNDALAFCAWLTEKERREQRIGENDTYRLPSDLEWSAAVELAKEPGATPAERDCATAGVFPWGRDWPPPKGAGNYDPHLHVDEHDFTSPVGAFKANGQGLHDLGGNVWEWCQDPYNNEGKYRTLRGGSWRSAKPVHLLSSARLFDSPGHRVNIIGFRVVLEARRPSPVLQGRPEPAPAAQPAPIPAAAAE
- a CDS encoding SDR family oxidoreductase, which produces MNDSTDDARPVAWITGGGGLIGSNLVRAAAEFAARWRVVGLTRDRLDLAAFAAVEAAFRATKPSLIIHCAAMSRAPECEANPRLARLQNVDVTAQLAKLAAGIPFVFISTDLVFDGRKGGYKEPDAVGPLGVYAETKVAAERVVLANPRHLVVRTSLTGGTSPAGDRGFNEQLRRAWSAGAVPKLFEDEYRSPLAATVTARAIWELVMLGTTGLLHVAGRERLSRLQIGHLVAARWPHLKPRIEAASIASYTGPPRAPDSSLDSAKAQSLLSFPLPGLAEWLACHPDETF